Below is a genomic region from Sphingomonas sp. KR3-1.
GTGGCGCTGCTCTCCACCGGCGACGAGCTGGTGCCACCCGGCACGCCGCTCGGCCCCGACCAGATCCCCGAGACCAACCGCCTGCTGCTCGCCGCGCTGCTCGCCGACCTGCCGGTCGCGCTGATCGATCTCGGCATCCTGCCCGATGATCGCGCCGCGCTCGCGGCGGCGTTCCGGGCGCTGGACTGCGACCTGCTCGTCACCAGCGGCGGAGCTTCGGTCGGCGATCACGATCTCGTCCGCCCGGCGCTCGAGGCCGCGGGCGCCGCGATCGACTTCTGGAAGGTCGCGGTGCGGCCCGGCAAGCCGATGATGGCGGGCCGGCTCGGCGATGCCGTGGTGCTCGGCCTGCCCGGCAATCCGGTCTCGGCCTTCGTCACCGCCACATTGTTCGCGCGCCCGCTGGTCGCGCACCTCGCCGGCGCCGCCGATCCGCTGCCAAAGACGCGCAACGTGCCGCTCGGCGAACCGCTCCCCGCCACCGGCGCGCGCGCCGACTATCTCCGTGCCGTGCTGGTCGATGGGCGGGCGCATGTCGCACCGATCCAGGACTCGTCGATGCTGCGCACATTGGCGCAGGCGACCTGCCTGATCGTCCGTCCTGCGGGCGCTCCGGAGGCGAAAACCGGCGACTCGGCAGAAATCCTCGACATCGCTTGACAAGCGCGCGGAACATTGCATAAACGTTCCCAGTCTGTTCCAGACCGGGAGAAACGGGATGCTCACGCGCAAGCAGCACGAGCTCATCTGCTTTATTGCCGATCGGCTTGCCGAGACTGGCGTGTCGCCTTCGTTCGAGGAAATGAAGGAAGCCCTCGATCTCAAGTCGAAGTCGGGCGTGCACCGGCTGATCTCGGCGCTGGAAGAGCGCGAGTTCATTCGCCGCCTGCCCAACCGTGCCCGCGCGCTCGAAGTGCTGCGCATGCCGGAACGCGGCGAGACCGCGAAGAAGCCGGCCAAGGCGGCTCCCGCACCCGTGGGTGCGTCAAAGGAGTCAACGAATCTGCCGGCGCCGGCCAATGACGTGATCGAGATTCCGCTGCACGGCCGCATCGCCGCCGGCACCCCGATCGAGGCGCTGCAAGATTCGGCGATGCTCCCCGTCCCCGCCGCCCTGCTCGGTGCGGGCGAGCATTATGCGCTCGAGGTTGCCGGCGATTCGATGGTCGAGGCCGGCATTCTCGACGGCGACTACGCCCTGATCCGCCGCACCGAGACGGCGCGGGACGGCGAGATCGTCGTTGCGCTGATCGACGAGAATGAGGCGACGCTGAAGTATTTCCGCAAGGAAGGCGCGATGATCCGGCTCGACCCGGCGAACCGCGACTACAATCCCCAGCGCTACCGCCCCGACCAGGTTCGCGTGCAAGGCCGCCTCGCCGGGCTGCTACGCAAATATTGAGCCTCAGGCCAGGAACTCGCTCCAGCTGACCTTGCCGTCACCGTTGCGATCGAGTTCCTGGAAGGGCGCGACATCGGGCTGCACGCCCTTGAACAGGAAGCTGCTCCAACCGGCGGCATATTCCCTGGGCGTCAACCTGCCATCGTGATCGGCATCGAGCAGCGCGAAGCCGGCATGCAGCACGCGGAGCCGGCGCGCGGCATATTCGCCCAGGCTGATCTTGCCGTCGCGATTGCTGTCCGTGTCGGCGAAG
It encodes:
- the glp gene encoding gephyrin-like molybdotransferase Glp; the protein is MTALLPVAEAQARLLALAEPVAEESCPPAEAAGRWAARDILALRTQPASDLSSMDGYAIRFADLPGPWQVIGESAAGRGFAGEVAPGQAIRIFTGAPLPPGADTVLVQEEAARDGAALTLAGEGPLGLGSSVRPRGLDFSEGEVLIRAGERITPARLALAAIAGHAALPVRRKVRVALLSTGDELVPPGTPLGPDQIPETNRLLLAALLADLPVALIDLGILPDDRAALAAAFRALDCDLLVTSGGASVGDHDLVRPALEAAGAAIDFWKVAVRPGKPMMAGRLGDAVVLGLPGNPVSAFVTATLFARPLVAHLAGAADPLPKTRNVPLGEPLPATGARADYLRAVLVDGRAHVAPIQDSSMLRTLAQATCLIVRPAGAPEAKTGDSAEILDIA
- the lexA gene encoding transcriptional repressor LexA translates to MLTRKQHELICFIADRLAETGVSPSFEEMKEALDLKSKSGVHRLISALEEREFIRRLPNRARALEVLRMPERGETAKKPAKAAPAPVGASKESTNLPAPANDVIEIPLHGRIAAGTPIEALQDSAMLPVPAALLGAGEHYALEVAGDSMVEAGILDGDYALIRRTETARDGEIVVALIDENEATLKYFRKEGAMIRLDPANRDYNPQRYRPDQVRVQGRLAGLLRKY